The genomic window CTGGACACCGAAGCCATCAGCCACGTGGGTACTCGTGGCCCGCTGTACGGTAAAAAGGACCTCGACGACGACCACCGCTTCGGCTTCGGCATTGTCACCTCCGCTGATGTCTACTACCAGGGTGTCCTGGAGACGGTTGCAAAGATCCGGGACCGCATCGGCAACCGTCCGCTGTACATCTCGGTGGACATCGACGTCCTGGATCCGGCACACGCCCCGGGAACCGGCACCCCTGAAGCCGGTGGCATCACCAGCCGCGAGCTCCTGGAAATCATCCGCGGTTTCCGTGGCATGAACCTCGTTGGCGCGGACGTCGTGGAAGTCGCCCCCGCATACGACCACGCTGAAATCACCGGCGTTGCAGGCAGCCACGTGGCCTATGAACTGGTAACCCTCATGGCGGACAACGCCGTTGAAGGGGATCGCCACGGCGCTCCGAACGGCTATGCACAGCAGGCTCTTGGCGCACGCATTGCAGAAATCGCGCAGGCAACGGGAGCGGCCGGGGATCAGCGATGATCGATTTCGACCCCGGCACGGCAGCCGCTGCTGCAGGTGGGGACGCTGGCACCAATCAGCGCAACGGCGGGGACCTCGTCGTCGAGACCCTCGAGGCGCTGGGCGCGAAGACCGTGTTCGGTATTCCGGGCCAGCACGCGTTGGGTCTTTTCGACGCGATGGGCCGCGGCAACCTGCACTTCGTCTCCTCCCGAGTGGAAAACAACTCCGCATTCGCAGCTGACGGGTACTCCCGCGCCACCGGCGAAGTGGGAGTGCTGTTCCTGTCCACAGGCCCCGGCGCCCTGACCTCCCTTGCCGGTTTGCAGGAGGCTTACGCCACGGGTGTTCCCATGGTGGTTGTGGCCAGCCAGATCCCGCTCGACGGCCTGGGCGCACGCCGCAAAGGCATGCTGCACCAGCTCGATGACCAGAAGGCCTCGGCGGCCAACGTCACCAAGAGCCAGCGGCTGATCCAGCACGCCTCCGGCATTCCGTCGGCCATCCAGGACGCCTGGACCGAAGCGATTTCCTCGCCGCAGGGCCCGGTCTGGATCGAAATTCCGCAGAACGTCCTGCTGGATCCGATCATGGTCCCCCCGGTTGAAGACGCCCTCGCCGAGGCATTCGACAACCCGCCCCGCGTGGAGTTGATCCGCGAGGCCGTGAAGTGGCTTTCGACGGCGGAACGTCCCGCGATCATCGCAGGTGGCGGTACGCGCCGTGGCCGGGCTGAGAAGTCGCTGCTCTCGATCGCCGAGCAGCTTCGCGCCCCGGTCATTTGCACTCCCGGTGGCAACGGTGCGTTCCCGTGGACCCACGAGTTGTCCTTGCAGTCGTGGATCGAAGACCGGTATATGACCGACGTCCTTGAAGACGCCGACGTGCTGATCGTGATCGGCTCATCCCTGGGTGAAGTGACCTCGAACTACTTCACGTTCGAGCCTCGCGGCCGGATCATCCAGATCGACGCCGAGCCGCGGGTCCTCGAATCCAACCGGCCAGGCCTGGGCATTCGTGCCGACGCCGGCCAGGCACTGGCAGCCCTGGACGAAGCCCTCGCAGCAGCAGGGGCTTCGGAGGCAACCAAGCGGGATTGGCATGGCAGCAGCCCGGAAGACGTGGTCAAGGAATCCCTGGCCAAGGTCAAGGCACGCCTGGAATCACAGGACCTGGCCAAGGAACTGAAGTTCATGGCCGACATCCGCGAGGCCGTACCGGCTGACATGCAGACGTTCTGGGACATGACCATCTCCGCGTACTGGGGCTGGAGCTGCTGGGACGCCCGGCAGGGCCAGTTCCACTCCGCACAGGGCGCCGGTGGCCTCGGCTACGGCTTCCCGGCAGCAATCGGCGGTGCCGTGGGGTTGGAAACGACCGGCAAACTCAACGGTTCTTCACGTGTGCTTGCAGTTTCCGGCGACGGTTCCTCCATGTACTCCATCTCCGAACTCGCCACCGCCAAGCAGCACAACGTCCCGGTCACCTGGTTGATCGTGGACGACGGCGGCTACGGCATCCTGCGCGAATACATGGTGGGGGCTTTCGGCCAGGCCACGGCCACCGAGCTTGCCCGCCCGGACTTCGTCAAGCTTGCCGAGTCCTTCGGTGTCCCGGCCCGCCGGGTTGCCCCGGAGGAAGTGGGGGACGCGCTGAAGGCGTCCTTTGCAGCGGACGGACCCAACGTCGTCGTGGTTGAAACGCTTTTGAAGATGTTCGGCCCCACGCATTTGGACGACTAGACACGCAGTTCAGCCAGCCCCCGCACGGTGATCCGTGCGGGGGCTGGCTTTTATCCTGACACTCAGTCGAGTTCGCGCTCGGTGCCCTCCGGTGTGAGTTTCACGGCAACAACCGCCGCAAGCATCGCAGCGATCCAGAACACTGCAATAAGCCACAGGCCACCACCGGTCGCGAGGCTTAGGCCGGCGACGATCATGGGAGTAAAACCGGCACCAATCATCGAGGCACCTTGATACGCCAGCGAAGCGCCCGTGTAACGGTTGCGGGTGGGGAACTGTTCTGCAACGTAGGCAGCAATAGGTCCGTAGAGGAAACCTTGCACGAGGCCATTGCCCAGCACGATGGCGAGGGCAAATGCCCACAGTTCGCCGTTGTTGATGAGCACCAGGATGGGGTAAGCCAGGACGGCGCCCAGCAGCGACGCTCCAATGAGGACACGGCGTCGGCCGATCCTGTCGCTGAGGCGTGCCGAGTAGAAGCAGATAATCAAGGTCAACAGTGCCGCGAACGCCTTGATGTTCAGGATGCCGTTCTTGTCGGCGCCGTTTTCCACGGCAACCGATACACCCCACACGGTAGTCATCGACTGGCACACATAGAACGCTGTGGTTGCGAGCAATCCGAGTACCACGGCGCGGCGGTTGTTCTTGAGGACGTCAAGAAGGGGCACCCGCCGTTTGGCTCCTTCTGCTTCAAGTTTCTGGAAAGCAGGAGTCTCGGAGACTTTGAGGCGAATGACCATGCCGACGGCGATCAGCGCGGCACTGAGCAGGAACGGCACGCGCCAACCCCAGGCCAGGAAGTCCTCGCCGGAGAGCGCTGCGAACAGGGACAACGCGAGCGTGCCCAGGATTGCTCCCGCCGGGCCGCCGGCATTGGCGAAAGCTGCCGCGAATCCACGGTGCTTCTTGGGCGCATGCTCTATGGCCATCAATGCAGCGCCACCCCACTCGCCGCCAACCGCGACGCCCTGAACCAGGCGCAGTGCCACCAGCGCAATGGGCGCGGCAATGCCGATCTGGGCCGTGGTTGGCAACAAACCGATCATCGTGGTCCCGAAACCCATGATGAGCATGGAGAGAACCAGCATCTTCTTTCGGCCCACCCTGTCGCCGAAGTGGCCGAAGATGAGGCCTCCAAGGGGGCGGGCAACATAGCCGACGGCGAGAGTGACAAAGGAGGCGAAGAGCGCGAAGCCAGGACCCAGGTTGGCGAAGAACACCTTGTTGAAAACCAGGCTGGCGGCCGTGGCGTACAGCATGAAGTCGTAGTACTCGATGGCACTGCCGATGAAGCTGGAGGCAAGGATGCGGCGCATGTCCTTGGACTTCATGGAGGCTTGGGGCGTGTCCGTTGCAGTTCCGGGCAGGGTGTCCTGCGGTGATGCTGAGCTCATGTGATTCCTCACGGTGGTTAGGGTTCGCTCATCAGCGCTGACGGGCGAACGGAATGACGTCGAGATCGTTGGGGACGGTGAATGTTCCGGTGAAGTGTTCTACGGCTTCGAGCCAAACTGATGCGGCGGCCGAGCCGGGTACGAGGTGATGCAGGGCGAGGTGCCTGGCGCCTGCGGCTTCGGCCAGTTTCGCTGCCTCGCGCACGCTCGTGTGGGACTTGTAGTGGTGGTCCCGGGCGGCCCGGCTGCCGTCGTCGGTCTTGTCCGCGTACAGCGATTCCACCCAGGCGAAGTCGATAGCCTCATGCAGCAGCAGGTCCGTGTCCTGGGCCAACGTGATCATGTTCTGTGTGTAGGCGGTGTCGCCGGAAATAGTCACGGAGCCCTCGGTGGTCTCAAAGCGGAAGGCAAACGCCGGAGCAACCGGTGGGTGTTCCACCAGGATGGCCGTTACGATCACCAGCTCGTCGCGGTAGACCTCGAACGGTTCCATGTCCGGCGTCGGATTGTTGTTGGGGTGGTACCCGGACCCGGCCGGTACCTGGATATCTTGGGCGTTGAAGATGTCGAGCGGGCTGGGCCTGAGGCTGTCCAGGATGCGGTCATTGAGGTCCGTAGCGTGGGCGGCCATCAATTGCTCGAACATCTGCCGGGTACCTGGCGTCGGATTCTCCGGCGCCAGCGGAAGAGGCTCGACGACGGCGCGTGGCGACACCGGGGGCAACTCGCCCCGGTTGCCCGGCCCAATAATTTTGACCGGGTTTTCGCTCCGATCGGCGAGGGCATACAGTCCGAAAATGCCAAGGCCTGCGAGATCGTAGACGTGGTCCGAGTGCAGGTGCGTGATGAAGAGCGCCCGAAGATCCTTAAGCTCGAGCCCGGATTGGCTGAGCCGGCGTCCGGCACCTTGGCCGAAATCGACCAGGTAGAAGGCGTCTCCCACCACCACGGCCGTGGCGATTCCCGTGCGCTCGCCGGAGTCTGCTGCCGCCCACCAACGCGGGCCGCCGGCCGTACCCAGCGTGATCACGTGTGGTTTCAGGGATGACGTCGTCGTCATTGTTTCTCCTTGCAGTTCTTGGCTTTCTTCAAGTGTGGCCGGGCTCACGTGACTTGTATAATCAATCAATTCAAAGAAGTTCATAAGGAGGACTGATGGCTGAGTTCACGCTGCGCCAGCTCGAGTACTTCGTGGCCGTCCTCGATCACGGATCCCTCACCAAGGCTGCGAGCGAAAGCAATATTTCCCAGGCCGCAGCGTCCATGGCCATTGCCCAATTGGAGAAGAGCCTCGGTCTGGACCTGCTGATCCGGACCCGCGCCAAGCGTGTGGAGCCGACGGCGGCGGGAATCGAGCTGGGGCTGCGGGCGCGCCGGATCCTCAGGGAGACTGCGGACCTGCGGGGCGGTGCGCTCCTGGGATCGCATGAGGAGATGCGCGGACGGGTCTCCATTGGCTGCATGGTGGCCATTTCGCCCCGGGTCATCCCGGAGCTTATTGGCTACTTCGCCGAGAAGTGGCCCGAGGTGGAACTCGACTTTGTGGAGGGCGCGGCCGAAGACCTGCAGAAGGCTGTAGGGGAGGGGGAGCTGGACCTTGCCTTCGTCTACTCCCTGCAAGTGGTGCCCGGCGTCGACGTCGTCAAGGTGGTGGAGTCGCGTCCCCAGTTCATGCTCGCGGCCGGCCACCCCTTGGCGGGAAGTGCGTCGCTCAGCTTTGCGGATCTTGCGGACGAGGACGTCATACTCTTCAACGTGCCGCCGAGCGCCGAACGCGTTACGGCTATGTACCTTGCGGCGGGGATCGAGCCGAGGGTTCGCTGGAAAAGTGTGGTGGCGCAGACCATTCGCGGCGTGGTGGCCAGCGGGAGGGCGATTTCCGTGACCCACGCATGGCCGGGAGTGGCTCCTGTTTATGCCGACGCCAAGGTTGCGCTGGTGCCCATCAAGGATGAGCTTCCCGAGAGTTGGCTTGTTGCCGCCGTCCCTCCTGGAATCAAGCGGGCGCGCCGGGTGGATGAGGTCATAGGAGCCGCGATTCACCTGGCAGGCTGAACCCCGGAGCCATCTTTAGTTTCCCAAAGCAATCAAATTAGGTTATAGTTGCTTTAGGCAAACAAAAAGAGGGGTGTTTTCCATGTCCGTCGGTTCTGCCACAGCAACCGATCTTGTGCATCAAATCTTCGATCTCCAACGCACCCTGCGCTGCGTGGTCACCGCCCACATGGCCCGCGTTCCCGACGTCGGAATGGCAGTTCAGGGCGTCATGCGGTTCATCGGCGAGGGGGAGACCCGCGCTACGCATCTGGCCACGCGCCTGGGCGTCAGCGCCCCGGTCCTCAGCCGGCACGTCACGGAGTTGGAGGATCTGGGGTTCGTGGTCAGGCGGCCGGACCCGGCCGACGGCAGGGCCCAACTCCTTGCCTTGACGCCCGAAGGGGCAGCGAAACTGCGCGAATTTGAAGAACAACGCAGCGTGAGACTGCGGGATTACCTGGCGGATTGGAGCGAGGCTGACGCCCTCGAGGCCTCCCAGGTCATCAACAAACTCACAGAGTCCCTCAAGGACTCAATCCGGGCAACGGCGGCCGGCTCCACCACAACACACCAGACAGCTTAGGAGCCACCATGGCCACACCAGCAGTTCAGAACACCAAGGCGGCGGACGCCTCAGTCAGCACCGCGGCCATCAAAGCCGCAGCACCCATGACCCACCGGCAGATCATGGAAGCCCTCACGGGCCTCCTCGCGGCCTTCTTCACCGCGATCCTCAGCAGCACCATTGTTGCCAACGCGCTGCCCACCATCATGTCCGAGCTCAAGGGCACGCAAACCGATTTTGCCTGGGTCATCACGGCCGCCTTGTTGGCGAACGCGGCCACCACCCCCATCTGGGGCAAGCTCGCGGACCTCTTCGACAAGAAGCTCCTGGTCCAGCTGAGCATCATCATCTTCGTAGCCGGTTCGGTCATGGCCGGCCTCTCGGAAACCATTCCACTCCTGCTGACCGCACGCGTCATCCAGGGTGTTGCCATGGGTGGCCTCACCGCCTTGGCCCAGGCCATCATCGGATCGATGATTCCGCCCCGCGACCGCGGCAAGTATTCCGGTTACATGGGTGCCGTCATGGCCGTGGGTACTGCCGGTGGCCCGCTGCTGGGTGGCTTCATCGTTGACAGCCCCCTCGGCTGGCGCTGGACGTTCTTCGTCTGCGTGCCGCTGGCCGTCGTCGCGCTCATCCTGCTTCAGGTGACCCTTAAGATCGAGCACATCAAGCGTCCTGCCAAGATCGATTGGCTGGGTTCCATCCTGTTGACCTCGGGCGTCAGCCTGCTCCTCATCTGGGTTTCCTTCGCCGGCAACCCTGACTACTACGACTGGTTCTCCTGGCAATCAGCCCTCATGGTGGGTGGCGGTGTAGCGCTGCTGGCCGTCCTGGTGTTCGTGGAGACCAAAGTGGCGCAGCCGATCATCCCGCTCAAGATCATCTCCGAGCGCACCACCGCCCTGGCCATCATTGCCTCCGTTGCTGTCGGTATCGCCATGTTCGGTTCCTCCACCTTCCTGGGCCAGTATTTCCAGGTAGCCCGCGGCGCCACGCCCACCGAAGCCGGCCTGCTGACGCTGCCAATGATTGCCGGAAACCTGATCGGTTCGGTCGCCTCCGGTATCCTGATCAGCCGCTTCGGTAAGTGGAAGAGGTTCCTGATTGCAGGCTCCGTCCTCCTGATCGGCGGCCTCGCGTTCGCCGGAACCATGGACCACACCACTGAACTCTGGATTGTTGCCATCTACACCGGAGTGTTCGGCCTGGGCCTGGGCATGCTGATGCAGAACCTGGTCCTGGCTGTCCAGAACACCGTACAGGCGAAGGATATTGGAACCGCGAGTGCTTCGGTGGCCTTCTTCCGCTCGGTGGGTGGCGCGATCGGCGTATCCGTCCTGGGTGCCATCATGTCCAACCACGTGAAGGACCTGGCCGTTGAGGGCATGGCAGCTGCCGGTATTCCAATCCAGGGCGGCGGCTCCGGAGCCAGCATGGACCTGGCCGACATGCCTGCTCCCATCGCTGACATCATGCGCGCTGCCTATGGTGATGCGACCGCCCAGATCTTCCTGATCTCCGCGATCATCAGCGTCGTGGCCCTTCTGGCAGTGCTGTTCATCAAGGAACGCCCCCTGCGCCGGACCGTGGACGCCGCACCGGAGAAGGAACTCATGGCGACCGCTTCCGGCGATGCCGGGATGTCTCTGGATACCTCCTCCCTGGACGCCGTAAAAGAGGACCGAATGAAAGCGCACGACGACGACGCCGGTACCTTGGGTGCCGGGCAGGGGCTTCCGGTGGGGGAACGGCAGGTTCCGAAAGCCGGACACCCTGCCCCACGCCAGGATTCCGGATCCGACCTCGACCTTGAGTTCGCCCGGATCCTTACCCAGGAACGCCCGCACGCTGCAAGCGACGTCAAGGCGGCAAGTGACGTCAAAGCTGCCAGCGACGTCAAAGACGTGCAGGAGCAGTTGTCCCGCACGCAGTACGTCCTGGCCGAACAGCAACTGCAGCTTAGCCGCGCCAACGTGGAACTGCAGGCGAGGTTGCGGGAACAGCAGGCCATTGCCGAACAGCAGGCCAACACTGCCGAGGAACTTGCCGCCATCCGCAAGGAACTGAAGCGCGAACGCCGGCAGCAGGAGCGCATGGCGCTGCTGCTCCTGCAAGGCGTGGATGCCCGGCCTGACCACGGCAAGCACGCAGGGTGATTCTGAAGTAAATGACTGCCCCGCTCGAAGCAGCGGAAACAAGGCGCCGGTTGGAATTCCAGCCGGCGCCTTGTTGACTCTGCCTCCCGATGTTCCTGCACCGGCGGGAGCACCAGCGACACGGCAAATACTCCGCTGGGATGATCTTTTCCGTAAGTTGTTTCGCCGGAGCAAAGGATTTCGTAGAGTAGGGAGGCTAATACTGTCAGCCCTTGCTGCAACACTTTCTCTTATCTCATTCGTGCACTTTTTCTAAGGACCCGTGGGCATGCTTGTCACCCTTATACGGCGCTACTCCAAGCCGTATTTGCCGCAGATTGTGGCCGTGCTGATCTTTCAGTTGGCGTCCACCATCGCCACGCTCTACCTTCCCAGCCTCAACGCCAAAATCATTGACGAGGGTGTTTCCCGCGGCGATACCGACTTCATCTGGCAGACGGGCGCGCTCATGCTCGCCGTTGCCCTTGGTCAGGTGCTCGCTGCCATCATCGCCGTGTATTTCGGCTCCCGCGTTGCCATGGCGATCGGCCGGGACCTGCGCCGCAGCGTGTACCGGCAGGTCAGCAGCTTCTCTGCACAGGACGTCAACAAGTTCGGTGCCCCTACGCTGATCACCCGCGGAACCAACGATGTCCAGCAGGTTCAGATGCTGGTCCTCATGGGCCTGAACTTCATGGTGTCCACGCCCATCATGTGCATCGGCGGCATCATCATGGCCCTCCGCGAGGACCTCAACCTTTCCTGGCTTGTATGGGTTTCCGTGCCTGTCCTGGTAGCCGTGGTGGGTTACCTTGTGGTCCGGCTCATGCCGCTCTTCCGTTCCATGCAGACCAAGATCGACGCCATCAACGGAGTGCTGCGCGAACAGATCATCGGTATCCGCGTGGTCCGCGCTTTTGTTCGTGAACCCCACGAAGCCAAGCGCTTCGGCAACGCCAACGAAGACCTCACGGCCGTGTCCGTAAAGATCGGCAACCTGTTCGTCCTGATGTTCCCGGCGATCGGGATGATCCTCCACCTCTCGACTGCCGCCGTCTTGTGGTTCGGTGGCCAGCGCGTTGACTCCGGTGAGATGCAGGTGGGCGCCCTGACAGCGTTCCTGCAGTACCTGCTGCAAATTCTGATGGCTGTCATGATGGGCACATTCATGGCCATGATGATTCCCCGCGCCTCTGTCTGTGCAGACCGCATCGGCGAGGTGCTCGACGTCGAGCCTTCCATCCATAACCCCAGCGCGCCGGTGGTTCCGGCCGAGAAGAAGGGGCGGGTGGAGTTCCGCGACGTTACCTTCAAGTACCCCGGAGCCGAGGCTCCCGTGCTGAGCAATATCTCGTTCACTGCCGAGCCGGGCAAGACCCTGGCCATCATCGGTTCCACGGGTGCCGGCAAGACCACCCTGGTCTCGCTGCTCCCGCGGCTTTACGATGTCGCCTCCGGTGATGTACTGCTCGACGGCGTCCCTGTCACCGCCATGGATGCCTCGGAGATCACCAGCCGAGTATCGGCCGTGCCGCAGAAGCCCTACCTTTTCTCCGGAACCATCGAGCACAACCTCCGCTTCGGCAAACCCGATGCCACCGACGAGGAACTCTGGGACGCGCTGGAAACAGCCCAGGCCAAGGGTTTCGTGGAGGAAAAGTCCTCAGGTTTGAACCGACGCATCGCCCAGGGCGGAACCAACGTCTCCGGCGGACAACGCCAGAGGCTTTCCATCGCCCGTGCCTTGGTCACCAAGCCCAACGTCTACCTGTTCGACGACTCTTTCTCCGCCTTGGACGTCGCCACTGACGCCCGGCTTCGGAAGGCCCTGAAGGCCAAAACCCGGGATGCGACGGTCATCATTGTGGCCCAGCGCGTCTCCACCATCGCGGATGCTGACGAAATCCTTGTGCTGGATAACGGGCGCATCGTTGACCGCGGTACCCACGACGAACTCCTGGAGACGTCACCGACGTACCAGGAAATCGTTGAATCCCAGCTGAGCGTGGAGGAAGTGGCATGAGCGAGCAGAACCAGCAGAAGAAGCGTGGCTGGGCCGCCAAAGCCGAGGCCGCCAAGGATGCCAAGGCAACAGCCGAGGCCGAGGTGGCAACAGAGGTCCTGGACGACGACGACTTCGTAGAAGAGGAATACGTTCCTTCGGAGGCCGACGGCGGCATGTTCGGCGATGTTCCGGCCAAGAAAGCAAAGGCGTTCTGGCCCTCGGCCAAGCGCCTCATGGGCCTGCTGAAGCCAGAGAGCGTCGGCGTGTACATCGTGATCGGCCTCGTGGTGGTCTCAGTTGTCCTCAACGTCATCGCCCCCAAGGTCCTTGGCAACGCCATGGACGTCATTTTCGGTGGCGTCATGGGCAAGCAGATCCCCGAAGGGGTCTCCCAGGAACAGTTCGTCGAGCTGATGCGCCAGCAGGGGCAAGGCAACTTTGCGGACATGGTGTCCAAGATGGAGCTCACCAACGGGATCGATTTCCCCAAGCTGACGTTCCTGATTTCGATCGTGCTCCTGATGTACTTTGTGGCCAACATTTTCCTGTGGGCCCAAGGCTGGTTGCTCAACCGGATCGTCATGCGGGTCATCAAGCAGCTCCGCAACGATGTCCAGAAGAAGCTGAACCGGCTTCCGCTGAACTACTTCGACACCCGCCAGCGTGGTGACATCCTCTCCCGCGTTACCAACGACGTCGACAACGTCCAGCAGGGCCTGCAGCAGGCTTTCGCTCAGCTGGTCAGCTCCGTGCTGACCGTCCTGGGCATCACCGTCATGATGTTCATCGTGTCCTGGGAGCTGGCTTTGATCGCCCTGATCGCGTTGCCGCTCTCCGGCATCGTGGCAGGTGTCATCGGCGCGCGCAGCCAGAAGCTCTTCGCGGCACAGTGGAAGAACACCGGCACCCTCAACGGACAGATCGAGGAATCGTTCTCCGGGCACGACCTCGTGAAGGTGTTCGGCCGTGACGCGGACATGCTGGAGCGCTTTGACGAGAAGAACGAGGAACTCTACAAAGCCTCCTTCGGCGCGCAGTTTGTTTCCGGCGTGATCTTCCCGGCCATGAACTTTGTGTCCTACCTGTCCTATGTAGGCATCGCAGTGGTAGGCGGCCTTCGGGTGGCTTCGGGCTCCATGAGCCTGGGCGATGCCACGGCATTCATCCAGTACTCCCGTGAGTTCACCCAGCCGCTGGGGCAGATTGCCGGCATGGCGAACATGCTCCAGTCCGGCGTAGCCTCAGCCGAGCGTGTCTTCGAGTTCCTTGACGCTGAGGAAGAGGTAGAGGAGAACGGCACCCGCCACCTGCCCGCCAAGACCGACGGCCACGTTGAGTTCGAACATGTCTCGTTCAGCTATGTGGAGGACAAGCCGCTCATTGAGGATCTGTCCTTCGCTGCAGAACCGGGGCACACCGTTGCAATCGTTGGACCAACAGGTGCCGGCAAGACCACCCTGGTAAACCTCGTCATGCGTTTCTACGAGCTCAACGCCGGCCGGATCACTTTGGACGGTGTGGACATCAAGGACCTCACCCGTTCCGAGCTCCGGTCCAAGGTGGGCATGGTGCTGCAGGATGCCTGGCTCTTCGGCGGGACCATCTACGACAACATCAAGTACGGCAACCTGGACGCCACAGAGGACCAGATCATGGAAGCAGCCAAGGCCACCTATGTGGACCGGTTCGTCCGTGCACTGCCTGACGGCTACCAGACGATCATTGATGAAGAAGGAAACAACGTCAGTGCCGGTGAGAAGCAGCTCATCACCATTGCCCGCGCGTTCGTTTCCGATCCTTCCCTGCTGATCCTGGACGAAGCCACCAGCTCCGTGGATACCCGCACCGAGTTGCTGCTGCAGAAGGCCATGGCTGCCCTCCGCACGGACCGGACCAGCTTTGTGATCGCGCACCGGCTCTCCACCATCCGGGACGCCGATACCATCCTTGTCATGGAGAACGGCAAGATCGTCGAGCAGGGCAACCACGCCCGGTTGCTCGCCCTCCAAGGCGCGTACTACCGGCTGTACATGTCCCAGTTCGCGGGTGAGGAAGAGACCGCCGTGGACGATTCGACGGCGGTGCACAGCTGAGCACCGAAGCACTGACGGAGTCCGTGGCACCCCGGCGCATGGAGGTTTTAGTACCCATGCGCTGGGGTGACATGGACGCCTACGGGCACATCAACAACGTGCAGATCGTCCGGATGTTGGAGGAAGCCCGTATTGCGGCCTTCGGTCCACCCCGCGGAGCAGGCCTTCCCGGCGTAGAGCCGCCGGCTGCCCTGTTCAACGATGTCGATGAAGGCACCATGACCCTTGTGGTCGAACACAAGGTCCGGTACGTCAGGACCTTGGATT from Arthrobacter sp. StoSoilB20 includes these protein-coding regions:
- a CDS encoding thiamine pyrophosphate-binding protein, translated to MIDFDPGTAAAAAGGDAGTNQRNGGDLVVETLEALGAKTVFGIPGQHALGLFDAMGRGNLHFVSSRVENNSAFAADGYSRATGEVGVLFLSTGPGALTSLAGLQEAYATGVPMVVVASQIPLDGLGARRKGMLHQLDDQKASAANVTKSQRLIQHASGIPSAIQDAWTEAISSPQGPVWIEIPQNVLLDPIMVPPVEDALAEAFDNPPRVELIREAVKWLSTAERPAIIAGGGTRRGRAEKSLLSIAEQLRAPVICTPGGNGAFPWTHELSLQSWIEDRYMTDVLEDADVLIVIGSSLGEVTSNYFTFEPRGRIIQIDAEPRVLESNRPGLGIRADAGQALAALDEALAAAGASEATKRDWHGSSPEDVVKESLAKVKARLESQDLAKELKFMADIREAVPADMQTFWDMTISAYWGWSCWDARQGQFHSAQGAGGLGYGFPAAIGGAVGLETTGKLNGSSRVLAVSGDGSSMYSISELATAKQHNVPVTWLIVDDGGYGILREYMVGAFGQATATELARPDFVKLAESFGVPARRVAPEEVGDALKASFAADGPNVVVVETLLKMFGPTHLDD
- a CDS encoding MFS transporter, whose translation is MSSASPQDTLPGTATDTPQASMKSKDMRRILASSFIGSAIEYYDFMLYATAASLVFNKVFFANLGPGFALFASFVTLAVGYVARPLGGLIFGHFGDRVGRKKMLVLSMLIMGFGTTMIGLLPTTAQIGIAAPIALVALRLVQGVAVGGEWGGAALMAIEHAPKKHRGFAAAFANAGGPAGAILGTLALSLFAALSGEDFLAWGWRVPFLLSAALIAVGMVIRLKVSETPAFQKLEAEGAKRRVPLLDVLKNNRRAVVLGLLATTAFYVCQSMTTVWGVSVAVENGADKNGILNIKAFAALLTLIICFYSARLSDRIGRRRVLIGASLLGAVLAYPILVLINNGELWAFALAIVLGNGLVQGFLYGPIAAYVAEQFPTRNRYTGASLAYQGASMIGAGFTPMIVAGLSLATGGGLWLIAVFWIAAMLAAVVAVKLTPEGTERELD
- a CDS encoding MarR family transcriptional regulator; translation: MSVGSATATDLVHQIFDLQRTLRCVVTAHMARVPDVGMAVQGVMRFIGEGETRATHLATRLGVSAPVLSRHVTELEDLGFVVRRPDPADGRAQLLALTPEGAAKLREFEEQRSVRLRDYLADWSEADALEASQVINKLTESLKDSIRATAAGSTTTHQTA
- a CDS encoding MFS transporter; protein product: MATPAVQNTKAADASVSTAAIKAAAPMTHRQIMEALTGLLAAFFTAILSSTIVANALPTIMSELKGTQTDFAWVITAALLANAATTPIWGKLADLFDKKLLVQLSIIIFVAGSVMAGLSETIPLLLTARVIQGVAMGGLTALAQAIIGSMIPPRDRGKYSGYMGAVMAVGTAGGPLLGGFIVDSPLGWRWTFFVCVPLAVVALILLQVTLKIEHIKRPAKIDWLGSILLTSGVSLLLIWVSFAGNPDYYDWFSWQSALMVGGGVALLAVLVFVETKVAQPIIPLKIISERTTALAIIASVAVGIAMFGSSTFLGQYFQVARGATPTEAGLLTLPMIAGNLIGSVASGILISRFGKWKRFLIAGSVLLIGGLAFAGTMDHTTELWIVAIYTGVFGLGLGMLMQNLVLAVQNTVQAKDIGTASASVAFFRSVGGAIGVSVLGAIMSNHVKDLAVEGMAAAGIPIQGGGSGASMDLADMPAPIADIMRAAYGDATAQIFLISAIISVVALLAVLFIKERPLRRTVDAAPEKELMATASGDAGMSLDTSSLDAVKEDRMKAHDDDAGTLGAGQGLPVGERQVPKAGHPAPRQDSGSDLDLEFARILTQERPHAASDVKAASDVKAASDVKDVQEQLSRTQYVLAEQQLQLSRANVELQARLREQQAIAEQQANTAEELAAIRKELKRERRQQERMALLLLQGVDARPDHGKHAG
- a CDS encoding MBL fold metallo-hydrolase, translating into MTTTSSLKPHVITLGTAGGPRWWAAADSGERTGIATAVVVGDAFYLVDFGQGAGRRLSQSGLELKDLRALFITHLHSDHVYDLAGLGIFGLYALADRSENPVKIIGPGNRGELPPVSPRAVVEPLPLAPENPTPGTRQMFEQLMAAHATDLNDRILDSLRPSPLDIFNAQDIQVPAGSGYHPNNNPTPDMEPFEVYRDELVIVTAILVEHPPVAPAFAFRFETTEGSVTISGDTAYTQNMITLAQDTDLLLHEAIDFAWVESLYADKTDDGSRAARDHHYKSHTSVREAAKLAEAAGARHLALHHLVPGSAAASVWLEAVEHFTGTFTVPNDLDVIPFARQR
- a CDS encoding LysR family transcriptional regulator translates to MAEFTLRQLEYFVAVLDHGSLTKAASESNISQAAASMAIAQLEKSLGLDLLIRTRAKRVEPTAAGIELGLRARRILRETADLRGGALLGSHEEMRGRVSIGCMVAISPRVIPELIGYFAEKWPEVELDFVEGAAEDLQKAVGEGELDLAFVYSLQVVPGVDVVKVVESRPQFMLAAGHPLAGSASLSFADLADEDVILFNVPPSAERVTAMYLAAGIEPRVRWKSVVAQTIRGVVASGRAISVTHAWPGVAPVYADAKVALVPIKDELPESWLVAAVPPGIKRARRVDEVIGAAIHLAG